Proteins found in one Vicia villosa cultivar HV-30 ecotype Madison, WI unplaced genomic scaffold, Vvil1.0 ctg.000262F_1_1_1, whole genome shotgun sequence genomic segment:
- the LOC131626089 gene encoding benzyl alcohol O-benzoyltransferase-like: MASSPLLFTVRRFQPELVLPAAPTPREVKLLSDIDDQQGLRFNIPLIFIYRYEPSMAGRDPVEVLRNALSKTLVYYYPLAGRIKEGVGRKLMVDCTGEGVMFVGAEADVTLDQFGDSLQPPFPCFQELLYDVTGSELIIDRPIRLIQVTRLSCGGFIVVISWNHTSGDAAGLKQFMNAWAEIARGTHQPSIQPVWHRELLMARDPPHITCSHREYKQILQSNNTIKEEETTTTIVHQSFFFKPSDIARIRLLVPFHLSQCTTFDLITACFWYCRTKALQLKPEEEVRMMVIANARSRFSAKHSSFVGYYGNCFAFPAALTTAGKLCGNSLGYALELIRKVKDEVTEEYIQSVADFMVINERCLFTTVNSCIISDLTRAKFREVNFGWGEGVYGGVAKGGAGPFPGITYIVPHKNAKGEECMMLPICLPSKVMKRFAKELDEILHSQNYPTTSVSSFVKSTL; encoded by the exons ATGGCTTCATCACCATTATTATTCACAGTGAGGAGGTTTCAACCAGAGTTGGTGCTTCCGGCTGCACCCACTCCTCGTGAAGTTAAACTACTATCTGACATAGATGATCAACAAGGCTTACGTTTTAATATTCCTCTCATATTTATCTATCGCTACGAACCATCAATGGCAGGAAGAGATCCGGTTGAAGTTCTTAGAAATGCACTCTCAAAAACACTTGTTTATTACTATCCACTTGCGGGAAGGATTAAAGAGGGGGTTGGACGCAAGTTGATGGTTGATTGTACTGGTGAAGGTGTCATGTTCGTTGGAGCTGAAGCTGATGTaacacttgatcaatttggtgaCTCTCTCCAACCACCATTCCCTTGCTTCCAAGAGCTTCTATATGATGTTACCGGCTCTGAACTAATTATTGACCGTCCTATTCGACTCATACAG GTGACACGTCTCAGTTGCGGTGGTTTCATAGTGGTAATTAGTTGGAATCATACAAGTGGTGATGCAGCTGGTTTGAAACAGTTCATGAATGCTTGGGCAGAAATAGCTCGAGGAACACATCAACCTTCGATTCAACCTGTGTGGCATAGAGAGCTTCTAATGGCAAGAGATCCACCACACATTACATGTAGCCATCGTGAAtacaaacaaatacttcaatCAAACAATACCATCAAAGAAGAAGAAACTACTACTACCATAGTCCATCAGTCTTTTTTCTTTAAACCTTCAGACATAGCTAGAATTCGTCTCTTGGTTCCATTTCACCTTAGCCAATGTACCACATTCGATCTTATCACTGCATGTTTTTGGTACTGTCGCACAAAAGCATTGCAGTTAAAGCCTGAAGAAGAAGTAAGAATGATGGTGATCGCCAATGCGCGTTCAAGGTTTAGTGCTAAACATTCTTCATTTGTCGGGTATTACGGTAATTGTTTTGCATTTCCTGCGGCCCTCACCACAGCAGGGAAGCTTTGTGGAAACTCACTAGGTTATGCATTAGAgttgataagaaaagtaaaagatGAAGTTACAGAGGAATACATACAATCTGTAGCAGATTTTATGGTTATTAACGAAAGGTGTTTATTTACAACTGTAAATTCTTGTATTATTTCAGATTTGACTCGAGCTAAATTTAGAGAAGTGAATTTTGGATGGGGTGAAGGGGTGTATGGTGGAGTTGCTAAAGGTGGGGCTGGACCTTTTCCAGGTATAACTTATATTGTTCCACATAAGAATGCAAAAGGAGAAGAATGTATGATGTTACCAATTTGTTTGCCCTCTAAAGTAATGAAGAGGTTTGCTAAGGAGTTAGATGAGATTCTTCATAGCCAAAATTATCCTACCACAAGTGTTTCCAGTTTTGTCAAGTCTACCTTATAG